Proteins encoded within one genomic window of Oryza glaberrima chromosome 12, OglaRS2, whole genome shotgun sequence:
- the LOC127757386 gene encoding probable trehalose-phosphate phosphatase 5: MEIVSKHLDAELVKGKNIIEGSNDLGGENKRIIEGSGDSGCENDTCKTQCTSTLVSFDEITSNAQGKKIALFLDYDGTLSPIVNNPEMAFMSPEMRETVRDAAKIFPTAIVTGRSRRKVFEFVKLVERYYAGCHRLDIMASKG; encoded by the exons ATGGAGATTGTTTCTAAACATTTAGATGCAGAACTAGTTAAGGGTAAAAATATTATTGAAGGCTCTAATGATTTAGGAGGTGAAAATAAAAGGATTATTGAAGGCTCAGGTGATTCAGGGTGTGAAAATGATACTTGCAAG ACACAATGTACTTCTACCTTGGTTTCATTTGATGAAATCACATCCAATGCTCAAGGCAAGAAGATTGCCCTATTCTTGGATTATGATGGCACACTTTCGCCAATCGTAAATAATCCTGAGATGGCATTTATGTCCCCTGAG ATGCGTGAGACCGTGAGGGATGCAGCGAAGATTTTTCCAACTGCAATAGTCACCGGGAGATCCCGCAGAAAG GTGTTTGAATTTGTAAAACTAGTAGAACGCTACTATGCTGGGTGTCACAGGTTGGATATCATGGCATCAAAGGGCTGA